The following nucleotide sequence is from Aspergillus nidulans FGSC A4 chromosome I.
CACAGTGCAGCGACTGATCTCAGCCATTGACCAGATGAACGGGATGAGACATACCATAACTTCTAACTTTCTGCCGTCAAGAcgctgaagaaaaaggatGTTATCCTCAGGTATAAGCTATGGTAGCTCTTTTCGAGCTTCCAAAATCGTTAATGGAGAAGTATTTTCTATGCCTTGTGAAGTTATATCCAATAGGTTATTACGTGTGCCTCGGTTCCTCAGGTACGGGTATGGGCTAGGCCGCATTAGTCGACACCACTTGAACGAAGCCATCGTTAAAGTTAACTTTCATCTTCTATCCCCCCCTACTTAAGAGACGTTGAGCTCGAATATCCGACACGAGGACATCACTGGTACTCGCTTATGGATGCAGTCGTCAACAAGGGCCCGGTATACTGTGAAATTTACAGCCTTCACCTATACGCTCTGCTCCGTCAACCCGGCCAGATTGCCAACACTGCGGGGATCTGGGGGTGGGCTACAAGGATCGTCTGATCTGCTTCGAGAATTGCGGAGGAGCCTGCCAAGTGAAATGGGGAACTGGCCCTTTCGATTGGAAAACTGGGGACGAAGATCGTCATCCTAACCCAACTCCGGCAGGGTAGCCGAtacctggatatcagaccgGAAGCGCTCCCGACTGCTGTTATCAACGAGCAGGCATGGCAGATACGAGCCAAATATTGACTACTGCTGCACGGTCTCCTCAACATACCTATTCAGGGCAACAATTCCTGCTCTGATAAGATAGCCAGTTTGACCGTCTCTATCAGGGCGAGAGCGATCCTTCTCCCCGCATTTCGGAGTCTGTCCGCTTCCCAATGTCGTGTCATATACTCGCGAGTTTGAGCCTTTACATGAGTTACATTGAGACGCTCGACAATTATCATAATGGACGGATCACATAAGGAGAACGGCGTTAGGAAGCGGTCAACAAATGCGTATGTGAACTATGACATCCCTTCGGCCCAGCTGACCCAAGGTATGCTTGCAGGTGCCAGCGGTGCCGCAAACAGAAAATCAAGTGCTCCGGGTTTCAGCCCTGCAATATATGCCATAAGCGCAAATTGACGTGTGTTTTCGATGACCGAGATCAGAAAGTACTCGTTACTCGAGGGTACGTAACAACCTCTGCTCCGTCCGTGCGACCTGACGTCGACTAGATTTATTGGAGACCTCCAACGAAGGATTGCTTTATTGGAACGGGGCGATAATGAGCTAGCAAGTTCAAGTAGTTGGGTTGAGCAAGATAGAGCTAGACCGGAAGATGGTACGCGTCTCTACGTTTGCTGGACTCTTATCTGACCCTTGCAGGAGGGGACGATGACCCGGCGAACTTTCGGTATAGTCAGATCTTTGAAGGCGTGGATCTCACGAATCCTTTGTCTACTGTCCTATCGGCCTTTACAACATCATTGACTGGCCGGACTTGTGGGTGTCCTCGAATCTTATCTATGAAAAGAAGCTCACGGATACAGTTTACTTAGGAACTTCATCCAACTGGTCATTTGCTCGGAAAATATTGGGCATGACCCATGAGAACCTCTATCACTCTCCCCTTCCAACGGATAGCCTTCTATTTGAGGGCTCAACATACAACCTGGGCTGGAACGGGTTGAGAACAACAGTTTATGCAGAAGCGCTTGTAGTTCCAACCCTCGACTACTCAATCTACTTGATCAACGCTGTCAAGTTTCACGCAGGACAGCTATACCACCTTTTTGATGAAGGGACGTTCATGGGAGGATTATATGCCTTTTATGAagatcctcagcagcagatGACCACAGGTGGACTGTGGTACATTCACTATCTGGTAATTATTGCCCTTGGGAAAGCACTTGTTGTTCAGCGAAATCGAGATACCCGCCCTCGGGATGTGAGTTCATCTCCAGGGCTCTGCAGTTGCTGCTGGATACGACGCACCTCGCTAGAGACTCAATTATAGCAACGGAGATTCTTTGTGGTGTTGCATTATATCTCCAAGCGCTCGACCATCGCAACTCTGCATACAACTTTGTATGTAATACTCTTACTGGGTTGTTCAGCAACTAACGATATAGATTGGCCAAGCGATGATGATTGCCCTCGCCCAAGGGATGCACACCGACATGCCGGTGCAACACCTTGGAGAAGCTCTTGTCCAGAGATGCCGCAAGATATGGTGGACGATCTATGTCCTAGACCGACAAATGACCTCTCTGATGGGGTTACCACAGTCGATCCAAGACAACCAGATCCACCCTcagcttccttccttcccTGGGTCACCTCAAAAGGTGGTAGCGCTAAGTATGCAAATCCGCATGTGCCAGATTATAGCAGAGATAAATAGCAGTATGTTTCCCAGAATACTGCCAGGAAAGTAACTGATTAAGTAGCTGTATACGGAGCGGACGGCCGACTCAACCGAAAATTCCTGCTGAGAACCAAAGCGGCGCTGGCTAGTACTACCGACCTGACTGGTGATCTCCAGACGTCGTTTGATTTGCAGCTGGACAAATCGACTATAAGCGGAGTCTCCAGGATGTCGGCCCATCTGCATCTCCTCTACCACCAGGTATGTTTTGGACACCCAGTAAGAACTCGGCAGTTCATGCTCACATGTGCAGTGCATCGTCCTTGCAACACGCCCGTTACTTCTGCGCTTTTTGAAAATGCGCTTTCAGTCTGCTGATGCATGTCTAGAGACGTTGAACTCGTCGGCCAACGTGCTCCGACTGCTGCAAGTATGTATCGACTCggcacagcagcagcttaACATCCTCAATAGCCTATACGAACAAAGTTTTCTCGGTATATAGCCTTGCTGGACTAAACATGCTGAGCTGAACCCCGCAGAcagctttcttcccttcgACTTGGAGTCCACTTTTGTCTCCAGTGTAGTTCTTTTAATGGCACAGGCAATTGACCATAATCTTCTAGAAAGTCGGAGGCCGTGGCTAGACAAGAGCTATTTGATACTGGACGACATGATTTCCCGGGGCAATCTCATTGCGCAGTACCGAAAGACCGAGCTCGAGCGGTTAAGTGCCCTCATGTATCAATTCGCAACGGATCGCCAACCTGATGATATGAGTAAAGAGAAGGGGCTCGAGATGTCATCACCATTGCCACCTGCCTATCGAATCCCAGAGCTACCGGGTTTGAATGACGGCCTGACAACGGCCGAGATAATGGCAGTGGCAGAATCCATCGACACAGGGGACGTGGATTGGGTTGCGCATGCAGTTACTGAGAATCAGATCTGGTGACTTCTAAAAAACTTTTAACTGATGACTCATGATCAATGTATAATGCTAGATACGACTACAGACTATCCTCAATAGCTATAACCTCGGCCATGACCTTCCTCACATTAGCCTTTGCGGGCTCTCCCGCCTCATATGGAGTCCTCGGCATGAActtctctgcattctcaaTCCCCGCCCTACAGGCCGACACAATCGCGGCAGCATATTTGGTAGATACAATCTTGCTCTTGCGAGGAGACTCTGCCAGAGCCGCCTTGCGATGCAGAGCCAACGCCTTCTCCACCTCCCAGCCTTGTACAGCCGGTCGATCTGTATAATCGTCTTGGGCACGACATTGACAAACGCAGCGATACACCTAACAGAACCCACTGACAGACACCAATAAAGAAATCCGACTGTCCTTCAAAAACGGCAAACTCATCGGGCCCGAATGCCGCCGTCAACTGCGTGATCTTCTCGACCTGCGCACAGGTGAGCTTCACACCGACAACATTGCTCTTCCCACCCGACGCCTCCTTCGACGTTCTCACAATATCAGCAATTGTTTCTGAGTCAATATCCACCCCATTTGTGGCACCTGGAAAGTTGTAGACCACAACTGGGTGCAGTGCCTTTGCCGCAATATCCGCAAAGAACCTCTTAACCACTGCAGGAGTTGTCGCTTTGCCAAAATATGCTGGCGGTAGGACCAAGAGGTAATTCGCCCCTGCTTCTGAAGCGTCATTCGCAAGTTCAAGGACTTGCTTTGTTGAGTGTGCACCAACGCCTGCCATAATGGGATACCCGGGGCCGACGGCTTCGCGGGCGGCCTTTATGGCCGCGAATCGTTTGTCGCGGGTGAGCAGGAATGCTTCGGCGTTTGTGCCGAGTATACGAGGCCAGTTAGATGGGATGATAAGTAGGCGCAGTATTTCTTGAAAGATTCGATGTCGATGGTATCGGCTGTGTGATCGAAGGGGGTCACGGCTGGAACCCAGATGCCGGACGGCGGAACGTGGGGGAAAGACATTTTGTTTCTTAAGGGATTCCTTGAATTGAGAGATATGGGTTCTTTTTTTCGATTCTCAGTTTAGTACTATGATATGTTAGCGCGTAGGATTATTATACAAACACCGTCTCGGGAGGAGGGCCGAAACTGCGCGGGCTTTTCCAGATGCGGTCGGATCGAGGTTCCGACAATATCACGATCAGCATTTACTCCGACGGATAACTACATTACAAGTGCTTTAGCATACCGTATTCGCCCTGCCGACTTGACGAGAAAGTGATTCAAAGCCATGATCCTCAAGCGCGTAACGGCGCCGCGCATCGGCTGGGTAAGTCTCCATTCAGAAGTAAACAATATCTATATAGATGTTAGCGAGAAATAACCAGTACGGCCTCGGCTCTATGGGTCTTACTATGGCTGCGAACCTGCAGCGATACCTAGCCAAAAGTCCAGACGAACGGAACCTGACTTACTTCAACCGCACACTATCCGCTGGCGACCCTCTCAGAGAACTAGGCGCAATCCCTGCAGCGAGTTTGCTGGACCTGGTCAAGAAGAGTGATGTTATCTTTACTATGGTACCCTCTATTTCCGTCACATCCCCTTCTAGTATCTTTGATCAGAACCGTTGACGAATGGCGTTTGTACCTATCTTCAAAGACAAAATCCTTACCGAAACATTCAATGCAATcacatcctcatccacgaTCATTGATAAGAAGACATTCGTCAACCGCTCGACTGTCCACCCAGAAACTACGGCCTCCATTTCAGATATTCTCTCTGGTCTCGACGCGGTCTTCCTTGCAGCTCCAGTCTTTGGAGGCCCAGCTGTTGCGCAGTCGGGGCAGCTGGTGTTTGCTTTTGGCGGACCGAGTCAGAACCAGAATCAGCTCGATATCCGACGGTACATCGTAGGCGTAATGGGGAAGAAGGTGATTGAGTGTGGGACAGAGGCGAGGAGTGTGAGTTTGTTAAAGATAGGGGGGTGAGTCTAACATGTACTCCTTACTATAGGGATCAGAGAGGGTATCCTAATGATGCAGGAATATCATCACCTTGAATCTCATGGAAGCTGTCGGGGAAGCACAAGTCTCCGCGGAGCGAACAGGTCTCGGAACAGCGGCAATGGAGGAGCTAATCACCGAGTCGTTTTGGAACTGTTGCAGGGGATACTCGAAGCGGTACGTACAGGACCTAACCTGGCATCTGCCGATATAGAGTCAACAGGCTTAGAGACGTACAGATTAACCACCGGCATCTACGCCCCGCCACTAAACACCCGGCCCGGCTTTGGAGTCTCACTGACCATAAAGGACGCCGACCATGCATTGTCCATAGCGAGTGCAGCCAATGCAAAACTTCCAGGCTGGAACTGGCGAGCATTTACATGCGGGCTGCTCGAGAATACAGGAGTGAGTGCTTGGATAGCAGTTCGGGGTATGGGGTTCTGCGAATGCAGGCCGGGATGTCATTTTGGAATGCCGCTAGTCGCCAGGAATAACCAACTGAGGACTGGTAGACTACAGACTGAACAATAAGCATAGGAGAGCACGAGGAGAGCCAAAAGGACCGGGTACACTCCGGTATGATCCCCCATACCGCTACGGCTCCTGATTTGGGATTGATAAATGGCGCACGGCGGGCCTCCCGAGTCCCACTGCATGTTAGCAGAGCAAATCGCTAGAGCCATGACATTTGCTCCCAGTTTGTTGATTAGCGTTTCGGTTTCCCCGGAGTGGTCTCATCTGGCCGTGATGTAACTAGCGCAGATAGCCTGTCTGCATCAGGAGAAGACAGGGCGCACAGCCTGCCCTAGCCGTAGATGGCATAAAAGGACAGCACATCCCCTACCTTGAGCCCCAGCATAGCCCTCAGTCCTCAACACGCCTATACATGACTTCCTGAaccaccatcaccatgtcCTCAGAATCCAAGATGAAACAGGAACCTGAAGACCTTGCCCTAGCCCAAGACACCTCCACACTGGGAACGGGCGAAATACAACCCCATCTAGCCACAGCCCATGACGATGTCTTCGGTAGTATCTCTGCAGACGGGCCGAACTATCGTGATGTATGCTGCCGTTCCATTTATTCTTCCctatcaagaaggatgcaattGACTGGAGGTACAGGTCGACTGGCTCGGCACCGTCGCCCTGATAATGAAGACGCAGGTCGGCTTGGGCATCCTCTCGATCCCGTCTGCATCGATACATTGGGTCTGATACCGGGTTTGATCTGCATGCTTACTATTGCAGTTATTACCACGTGGTCAGACTACATGATTGGTGTCTTCAAGCTGAATCACCGTGAGGTGTATTCCATTGCTGACGCCGTTGGGCTTATGTTTGGACGAGTTGGAAGGCTGTTCTTTAGGGGCGCATTCGTGCTTTGTATGCTACATATCCATCCTTAATGTATCTCTGCATAGTGTAGACCGCTGACTGATTGTCAGATTGGATCTTCGTTGCCGGCTCCGGAATGCTAGGCATATCAATCGGGCTGAACGCCGTCTCGACGTACGGCGCATGCACCGCCATTTTCGTCGTCGTTGCAGCAATTATCGGATTTGTCTTTGAAAGTATAAGGACCCTAGGCAGATTGGGCTTTCCTGCTTGGATAGGATTGTCTTGTATCCTTACTGCCAGTACGCTCCCTGTCACATCCCCTTCTAGCCCTAGATAGACCTGACATCCCATTCTTTACCGTCACTATCGCCGTTGGCGTCCAGAAATGCCCCTCAGAAGCACCGCGCACCTCTGGCCCCTGATCCGGCCCCTGGCCCTTCGACTACAAGCTCGTCAGCAATTCCTCCTTCACTGAGGCGATCACGGCTGTCTCGTCGCTGATCTTCGCATACTGCGGCATGCCCGCCTTATTCGCAATTGTTTCTGAGATGCGTGATCCAATATACTACACCCGCAGTCTGATGATCAGCCTGTCTGGTGTTACAGCAGTCTACATCACCATCGGTACGGTAGTGTACTATTGTTGCGGGAGCTATGTGGCATCCCCGGCTTTGGGCTCTGCAGGACCGACGGTCAAGAAAACCGCGTACGGATTTGCGTTGCCTGGGTTGATAGTGACGACAATGCTTGTTATTCATGTACGTCCCAACCTAACCCACCTCTAGGCGTTCTTTGAATGAGGCAGTGCACAGGATTTTTCGTTTGTTATAGAAGACTAGGCAGAATAGTAGACGCACCGATGATAACCTGCGTTATGCCCCCTGCTGCTCCCACCATGAACTCTTTTGCTGTACTGGCTGTCTTGGTCTCAGTCTCAGCCATTTGCGTAATAATAAAAGGAACTAGTATCTCGGTAGATGGATTCACTACGATGTCTGACTTGATACTGGCTGGCTTCTCTGGGGTTTACCTACTCCAACCATGCTGGCATCGCAGCAGACCCGGTGCCCCATCCGTTCATTGGATCGGCACGACGACCGATACCAGGCCAAATCCCTATCTGCGGGGTGACCCTATCGGGCCTGATAGCGAGGCAGAGGCTTGTACGGAATAAGGGGAGATACATGGACACGTGGTATATGTCCTGGTAACATGGCTATCGATGGTGCATATCCCCCCGCAGTAAGATAGAGATATGCCACCGGGAGTGGAACCGAGCTACCAGGTTTCTATCCAAAGGCCTCTATAAGTATTTCTGGCACTATCTGTAAGTTGAAACTGTGATTTGCCGCATCACGGGCACAAGAGCACCTGTCTCTCTTATCCGCTGGGAGACCGGCCTTCCCTCGCATTGTCGCCGTGACCGCATCGTCGACCAGTGGCAGGCGCATCTCAACTTTCAACCCTAATCCAAAGATTTCCCAACGAGTAGAGGTCCACAATAACTCAACGACATCTGCCCAGACTCTTCCAGCCGGCGACACCAAGACTGAATCAGAGTCTGCCGCTATAACAGCCGCTGCTCATCCTCTCTCTGCCCTCCCCACCCccgttctccttcgctcCCTGCTCATTGCTACCATTTCCTCGAAAccctccctcctcatcccctccctctcagccttgtcattCCTCTGCAAGCCCCGCGCTGGTCCTCTGCTCAATGTCGACCGGAATCCCATCCTGCACTTTATCCTCAAAGCAACCTTTTACAGACAGTTCTGTGCCGGTGAGACGCCCGACGAAGTGCGCTCAACCATCCGCCAGCTCGCCGGTATGGGGTTCCAGGGAACAATCATGACATATGCGAAGGAATCGGTGTTTGATGCAAAGACCAAGATGCAGACGGGCTTGGGCGTTAGTACCAAGATGTCCGGGAAACAGGAAGTTACCGAGCCCACGTTGGCCAGGGGCGAGGCCTTTTGCCCGCAGATAGAAgcgtggaggaaggagactGTCGAGACGATTGAGCTACTGGGCGCGAATGATTACCTGGCTCTAAAGTtggtttcttttctgctctgTCATCTTCTACTTACAAGCTAGCATAGATTGACAGGCGCAGGTCCCTCCGTCACCACCGCGTTCAGCACTGACCTCCCCCCCACCGGCTCAGATGCTCTCTGCACTAGACGAGATCAGCACTAAGTGCGCTGCAAAGGGGGTGCGGatcctcgtcgacgccgaATCCCACCACTTCCTTACCGGCATCCTCCGCGTCACCCTGGACCTAATGCGTAATTCAATAAGGATGGCCACGCCCGCATCTACAATACCTACCAGGCGTACCTGAAGAGCACA
It contains:
- a CDS encoding NAD(P)-dependent oxidoreductase (transcript_id=CADANIAT00006989) → MILKRVTAPRIGWMLARNNQYGLGSMGLTMAANLQRYLAKSPDERNLTYFNRTLSAGDPLRELGAIPAASLLDLVKKSDVIFTMVPSISVTSPSNKILTETFNAITSSSTIIDKKTFVNRSTVHPETTASISDILSGLDAVFLAAPVFGGPAVAQSGQLVFAFGGPSQNQNQLDIRRYIVGVMGKKVIECGTEARSVSLLKIGGNIITLNLMEAVGEAQVSAERTGLGTAAMEELITESFWNCCRGYSKRLTTGIYAPPLNTRPGFGVSLTIKDADHALSIASAANAKLPGWNWRAFTCGLLENTGESTRRAKRTGYTPV
- a CDS encoding uncharacterized protein (transcript_id=CADANIAT00010512); this translates as MDGSHKENGVRKRSTNACQRCRKQKIKCSGFQPCNICHKRKLTCVFDDRDQKVLVTRGFIGDLQRRIALLERGDNELASSSSWVEQDRARPEDGTSSNWSFARKILGMTHENLYHSPLPTDSLLFEGSTYNLGWNGLRTTVYAEALVVPTLDYSIYLINAVKFHAGQLYHLFDEGTFMGGLYAFYEDPQQQMTTGGLWYIHYLVIIALGKALVVQRNRDTRPRDIGQAMMIALAQGMHTDMPVQHLGEALVQRCRKIWWTIYVLDRQMTSLMGLPQSIQDNQIHPQLPSFPGSPQKVVALSMQIRMCQIIAEINSTVYGADGRLNRKFLLRTKAALASTTDLTGDLQTSFDLQLDKSTISGVSRMSAHLHLLYHQCIVLATRPLLLRFLKMRFQSADACLETLNSSANVLRLLQPCWTKHAELNPADSFLPFDLESTFVSSVVLLMAQAIDHNLLESRRPWLDKSYLILDDMISRGNLIAQYRKTELERLSALMYQFATDRQPDDMSKEKGLEMSSPLPPAYRIPELPGLNDGLTTAEIMAVAESIDTGDVDWVAHAVTENQIW
- a CDS encoding uncharacterized protein (transcript_id=CADANIAT00006991) — its product is MAIDGAYPPATLPAGDTKTESESAAITAAAHPLSALPTPVLLRSLLIATISSKPSLLIPSLSALSFLCKPRAGPLLNVDRNPILHFILKATFYRQFCAGETPDEVRSTIRQLAGMGFQGTIMTYAKESVFDAKTKMQTGLGVSTKMSGKQEVTEPTLARGEAFCPQIEAWRKETVETIELLGANDYLALKLAYLKSTPATIARHLQAASDVGFTLGLKLVRGAYIFSDERSLIHETKADTDAAYNGIAQGVLCRQLGAFGTEKPFPSVELFLASHNKESVMKAHALRLQRLKEGLPTVPVGFGQLHGISDEVSFRLLTLKNERNEPMVYKCSTWGRLSECLAYLVRRAVENRDAVGRTEDEYRALKREMARRSWYSLL
- a CDS encoding dihydrodipicolinate synthase family protein (transcript_id=CADANIAT00006988); this translates as MAGVGAHSTKQVLELANDASEAGANYLLVLPPAYFGKATTPAVVKRFFADIAAKALHPVVVYNFPGATNGVDIDSETIADIVRTSKEASGGKSNVVGVKLTCAQVEKITQLTAAFGPDEFAVFEGQSDFFIGVYRPAVQGWEVEKALALHRKAALAESPRKSKIVSTKYAAAIVSACRAGIENAEKFMPRTPYEAGEPAKANVRKVMAEVIAIEDSL
- a CDS encoding uncharacterized protein (transcript_id=CADANIAT00006990), with product MSSESKMKQEPEDLALAQDTSTLGTGEIQPHLATAHDDVFGSISADGPNYRDVCCRSIYSSLSRRMQLTGGTGRLARHRRPDNEDAGRLGHPLDPVCIDTLGLIPGLICMLTIAVITTWSDYMIGVFKLNHREVYSIADAVGLMFGRVGRLFFRGAFVLYWIFVAGSGMLGISIGLNAVSTYGACTAIFVVVAAIIGFVFEIRSLSHPLLALDRPDIPFFTVTIAVGVQKCPSEAPRTSGP